DNA from Bradyrhizobium japonicum USDA 6:
CAACGCCAGGCGAACCTCCGTTCGCATGAGGCTCAGCGCGTCTCCTCACCGCTTTTGCCGCCATGTCCGGGAACCCCGGCTTCGTCGAGCTTGCGGTAGAGCGTGGAGCGGCCGATCTTGAGGCGGCGGGCGACCTCGGACATCTGCCCCCGATAATGCGAGATCGCGAAACGGATGATCTCGTTCTCCATGTCGTCCAGCGGGCGGACGTCGCCGGTGGGGGTCAGCATGGAAAGGGTGCCCGCCAGCGGCAGCGGCGCGATCGGTATTTCACCACCCGACACCACCGAGGGCGCCGCGATCGGCTCGAGCATCAGCGGCGCGGTCGGGATGTCCGTCGCCAGATGCGGCTGCGGGGTGAGCAGGGGGAAGTCGGCAAGGTCAAGCTGGTCGCCCTCGCTCATCACCACCGCGCGGTAGACCGCGTTTTCGAGCTGGCGGATGTTGCCCGGCCAGTCGAGCTGGGCAAGGTGCGCCACGGCCTCGCCGCTGATGCCGGTGATGAGGCGGTTCTCCTCGGCAGCAAAGCGCGCCAGGAAATGCCGGAGCAGATGCGGGATGTCCTCACGCCGCGCCCGCAGCGAGGGGATCGTCAGCGGCAGCACGTGGAGGCGATAGAACAGATCTTCGCGGAAATGACCCTGCTTCACCCGCTCCAGCAGCCTGCGGTTGGTCGCGGAGATGATCCGGACGTCGACCTTCAACGGCTTGCGCCCGCCGACCGCCTCGACCGCGCCTTCCTGAAGTGCGCGCAGCAGCTTGACCTGCGCGGTGAGCGGCAGCTCGCTGACCTCGTCCAGGAACAGCGTGCCGCCATGAGCCTCGACGAACTTGCCGGTGTGCCGTTCGGTGGCGCCAGTGAAGGCGCCCTTCTCGTGGCCGAACAGGATCGACTCGACGAGATTGTCGGGGATCGCGCCGCAATTGACTGCGACGAACGGCTTGGCCTTGCGCTCGCCGCTGCCATGGATGGCGCGTGCGAACATCTCCTTGCCGACGCCGGACTCGCCCTCGATCAGCACGGGGATCGACGAGCCCGCGGCCTTCTGCGCGGCGCGCATCACGGCCGCCATCCCCTCGGCGCGGGTGATGATGTCGGAGAAAGTCAGCCGGCCCTCGCGGCTATGACGGATACGCTGCAACTCGCCCTTGAGCGCGGAGGCATTGAGTGCGTTGCGCAGAGAGACCTGAAGCCGCTCCAAGCCAACCGGCTTGACGACGAAATCGGCCGCGCCCGCGCGCATCGCCGAGATCACGTTGTCGATGCCGCCATGGGCGGTCTGCACGATGATGGGGACGCCGAGGCCGGCCTCGCGGATTTTCGCCAGCACGCCCATGCCGTCGAGGCCGGGCATCACGAGATCGAGGATGACGGCGTCGATCGCCGGTGCATCGGGAGCGGTGAGGGCGGCGATCGCGGCGTCGCCGGAGTCCACGACGACCGTCTCATAGCCGCATTTCTGCACCATGTTCTCGACCAGCCGGCGGGCTACAGCGTCGTCGTCGGCGATCAAAATACAGGCAGCCATGGTGTTCCCCGCACGCTACTACTATCTGTCTCGAATCGGGTCACTCTGGCCGAAGCCGATTAACGCACTCTTAAAACTTGATGCCCCCGCCCGCCGTCGCGCTTGTTGAACACAGGTTTCCCACACAATGAATTCGCGCCCCAAATCTGCTCTCAAGAAGACTGCCTCCAGCAAGCCCGCTCTCCGCAAGCCAAGCACCAGGAAATCCGCCGCCAAGGCAAAGTCCTCCAAATCTTCGCCCGCAAAGCCTGCGAGCAAGACCGGCAGGCTTCCAGAGTGGAACCTCGCCGACCTCTATTCCGGGATCGATGCGCCGGAAGTGGCGCGCGATCTCGAAAGGATGGACGCCGATTGCGTCGCGTTCGAGACCGACTACAAGGGCAAGCTCGCCACAGGGACAGCAAACGAAGATGGCGGAAAATGGCTCGCCGAGGCGGTGCGACGCTATGAGGCGATCGACGATCTCGCCGGGCGTCTCGGCTCTTATGCCGGTCTCGTCCATGCAGGCGACAGCGTTGATCCCAAGATTTCAAAGTTTTACGGCGATGTCTCTGAGCGGCTGACGGCGGCGTCCACGCATCTCCTGTTCTTCGCGCTCGAGCTCAACCGCGTCGATGACGATATTTTGAACCGCGCGATGCAGGCCGCCGAGCTCGCGCATTACCGCCCCTGGATCGAGGATCTGCGCAAGGAGAAGCCGTACCAGCTCGACGACAAGCTCGAGCAGCTCTTCCTGGAGAAGTCGCAAACCGGCTATTCCGCCTTCAACCGGCTGTTCGATCAGACCATCTCGGGCCTGCGCTTCAAGGTCGGCGCCAAAGAGCTCGCGATCGAGCCGACGCTCAATTTTTTGCAGGACCGCGACGGCGCCAAGCGCAAGGCCGCGGCCGAAGCGCTGGCGAAAACCTTCAAGGCCAATGAGCGCACCTTTGCGCTGATCACCAACACGCTCGCCAAGGACAAGGACATCTCGGACCGCTGGCGCGGCTTTCAGGATGTCGCGGATTCCCGCCACCTGAACAACCGCGTCGAGCGCGAGGTGGTGGATGCGCTGGTTGCCTCGGTGCGCGCGGCCTATCCAAAGCTGTCGCATCGCTATTATGCGTTGAAGGCGAAGTGGTTCGGCAAGAAGCGGCTGGCTTACTGGGACCGCAACGCGCCGCTGCCGTTCGCCGCGACCGACGTGATCGGCTGGCCCGATGCGCGCAACATGGTGCTGACGGCCTATCGCGGCTTCTCGCCCAAAATGGCCGAGATCGCCGAGCGCTTCTTCACCGATCGCTGGATCGACGCGCCGGTGCGTCCGGGCAAGGCGCCGGGCGCGTTCTCACATCCGACCACGCCGTCGGCGCATCCTTACGTGCTGATGAACTACCAGGGCAAGCCGCGCGACGTGATGACGCTCGCGCATGAGCTCGGCCATGGCGTGCACCAGGTGCTGGCTGCGAAGAACGGCGCGCTGATGGCGCCGACGCCGCTGACGCTGGCCGAGACGGCGAGCGTGTTCGGCGAGATGCTGACCTTCCGGCGGCTGCTGGCGCAGACCAAGAGCGCCAGGCAGCGCCAGGCGCTGCTCGCCGGCAAGGTCGAGGACATGATCAACACCGTGGTGCGGCAGATCGCGTTCTATTCGTTCGAGCGCGCGGTCCATACCGAGCGCAAGAACGGCGAGCTCACCGCGACGCGGCTTGGCGAGATCTGGCTGTCGGTGCAGGGCGAGAGCCTCGGGCCGGCGATCGAGATCAAGGCGGGCTACGAGAACTACTGGATGTACATCCCGCACTTCATCCACTCGCCGTTCTACGTCTACGCCTATGCCTATGGCGATTGTCTCGTGAACTCGCTCTACGCCGTCTACGAGAATGCCGCCGAGGGCTTTGCCGAGCGCTATCTCGACATGCTCGCCGCCGGCGGCACCAAGCATTACTCCGAGCTGCTGCGACCGTTCGGACTCGATGCCAAGGATCCCAGATTCTGGGACGGCGGTCTGTCGGTCATTGCCGGGATGATCGACGAGCTCGAGGCGATGGGCTGAGGCGAGGCGCGAGTTCCTTCCCGGTGCACGGAATGCGGGTGTCGCAAGTTTTTGCGGCCCCCAGTTCCATCCATGCGCGTGGGCGACCTTCGCGGCGGAGGCCGGCAATTTGCTACGTGCGATTGAACGTTCGCGCGGCCCGCAAGACTAACTCAACAGATACTCGGAAATGATTTTCTACTATTGATTGTGGATTGATCGGTTTCTCCCTGGGGAGGCACCCATGCTCCATCAAGGGCCCGCCACGCCGGCTCCGATGGCGAGAAATGCTGCCGTCGTCGATCAGGAAACGCCCTGGTGCGAGAAGCACCATCAGATCGTCTGCGATGAGATCGAGGCGATCAACACCCGACGCGAGCCGGAACGGCGCCTCGACGCCGACGGCCTGCAACCCTGCCAGTTGCTCGACGTCGTCGGGCTTGCGTTGTCTGGCGGTGGCATTCGCTCGTCGGCCGTTTGCCTCGGCGTGCTCCAGGCACTGAACCACCACAATCTGATCGGCCGGATCGACTATCTCTCCACGGTGTCGGGCGGCGGCTATATCGGCACCTCGCTCAGCGCCACCATGACGACGGCACGGCGCTTTGTATTCGGCGAAAGACCCGTCGGCGGAACCGTCACGTCCGCCGAGATCAGCGATACGCCGTCGGTCGGACACCTGCGCAACTATTCCAACTATCTGATCCCTGCCGGGGCCCGCGATCTTCTGACCGGAGTTGCGATCGTCGTGCGGGGACTGGTCGCCAATATCGGGTTGACGTTGCCCATCGTGCTGCTGCTTGCCGCCGTCACCATCTGGTCGACGCCGCTGCGGAGCTGCCTTACGGATGCGAACATCTTCGGCATCAGTCTCAACAACAGGTCGTTGTGCGAGCTGCATGATTTCAGCGACCTCGATCGTTACGGGTTCAGTATATTCGGCCTGGTCGTCGCGCTGGTGATGTTCGCTTGCAGCGGGCTCGCCTATTTCGCCTCCCGCTCCGTCCGCGGCAGCGGTCCCAGCGTCGTCTTCGCCTATATTGGCGGGATCGCGCTGTTGCTGGGCGTCGCGTGCGACTTCGCGCGGTTTCTCAAGGTCCAGCATTTTGCGTTGAGCCTGTCGATCGCAATCATCGGGGGCGTCCTGTTTTTCGGATGGGCGCTCAAGCAGTCGCTCGCGAGCCCCGGCAAGCGGCAGGAGTTCCGATCGCATTGGCCGAGCATGGGCGCGACCTTCCTGGTGCTGCTGGCGGTGATCGCCTTCTTCGAGTTTCAACCCTTCATGCTGGAGCAGATGTTCGATGTCGCCGAGAGCAGCGCAATCGGTGGACCGGCTGCTGCGGTTGCGATCACCTGGATCAAGTCGCTCGCGGCGGTGGCTGCGCCAATCGGTGTCTTCGTCACCGCGTTCAGGCAGCAATTCGTGGAATTGCTGAAGGGCAACAGCGCATCCTCGCAATGGGGCTCGCTTGTGCTCGCGGTCGTCGCCAAGGTCGCGCTGTGGATCGCGGGCCTTGCGCTTCCGCTCGTCATCTGGGTCGCATACCTCTATCTGTCCTATTGGGGCATCGCCAACGATCTGTACGAGAGGTGCCCTTCCGTCATGGGCGCAACCTCCCAGCGAGAGTGCCTGGTCAATGCCAAATCGAACGCGCTGTCCGGCAGCCTCGCAGGCAGGATTCAGTTCGATGCCAGCAAGGGGACCTTGTCGGCGGAAATCACGCCGAAAGCCGCGCCGCAGGTCGTGGCAGATGCCGAGCAGCTGACGCCGACCTGGCACACGCCCGCCTGGCTCCTGTTCCTGGCTCAGAAAGCGGGGCAGGTGGTTCAGGTGCGTTTTCCCAGCCTGTTCCAGGGCAACGCTTCGGAGCTCGCCTATTCCTACAGTCTGCACATGGTGATCCTCTACACGTTCGCCGGCGTCCTGCTGTTCGCCATCTCGTTCTGCCTGACGCCGAATGCGAACTCGTTGCACCGGCTCTATCGCGATCGCCTGAGCAAGGCCTTCCTGTTCGATCCGACGCGTTCGGCCGACGGGCGCGTCGCGCCCGCCGAAGCCAGTCTCGACCAGGGGCGCGATTTCAAGGCGCTCGATCGCATGAAGCTGACGGATCTCTACGCCGCTCCGGCCGCGACGGCCCGGATTCCGGGGCAGCAGGCTGCGCCGAAGCTGCACGCGCCCTATCAGCTCATCAATACTGCGCTGAATATTCAAGGCTCCGACTTCGCCAACCGGCGCGGACGCAACGCGGACTTCTTCGTGTTCTCCGCCCTGAACGTCGGCAGCGAGGCGACGGGCTATGCGCCCACCGCTCTCGTGCAGGACGACGAGCAAAGTCTCGATCTCGCCACCGCAATGGCGATTTCCGGAGCCGCGGCCTCCTCGAACATGGGGTCGAGCTCGATCAAGGCGCTGACGCCGACGCTTGCACTCCTCAACGTCCGGCTCGGCTACTGGCTGAAGAACCCGCGTTACGTCGATGAGCGTGTCCGGCCGCAGCGCCGCTCCACGCCGATCTATTTCTGGTCGGAGATCTCGGGGCGCCTGTACGAGAACAGCGACAGCGTCTATCTGACGGACGGCGGCCATATCGAGAATCTCGGCGTCTACGAGCTGTTGCGCCGCCGCTGCAAGGTGATCATCGCGGTCGATGCGGAAGCCGATGCGCCGATGAATTTCGGTTCCCTGATGACGTTGCAGCGTTACGCCCGCATCGATCTCGGCGTCCGCATCGACCTGCCATGGACGCCGATTCGCGAGCGCACGCGTGCGCTGATGGCGCGCAATGCCGACAAGGCGGGCGATCCCGGCGCGGCCGACGAGCGCGACGACATTGCGCGAGACCACGTCCACGTCGCGATCGGCACCATCGACTATGGAGGCGACGAGCAGGGCTATCTCGTTTACGTCAAATCGTCGCTCAATGGCGACGAGAACGACTATATCCGGGACTACGCGCGGCGAAACGACCGCTTCCCGCACGAGACCACGGGTGACCAGTTCTTCTCGGAAGAGCAGTTCGAGGTCTACCGCGCGCTTGGCTTCCACATGGCGCACGGTTTCCTGTCCGGTGACAATCCGGTCGCGGTCGGGTCCGGCGTCGATCCGCATATGGCCCTATTCACCGAAGCGGGCGAGCCGGCGATCGACGCGGTCCGCGAGGCGCTCGGTCTTCCGGTACCCCGGCGGCAAACCGCAAGCGTCACCGCCACGATGATCGATCAGGGCTGAGCAGCGCGACAGCCGGATTCCCGGCAATCGGAATTCCAAATCACCTGATTTGCCCGAAAACCGGCCATCGGTGCCGTTGCCCTGCCCGAAGGTTTGCGGTATCCCAGCCCAAGAATTCGACTTTCGACTGGGGACAATACATGGCTGACCATAGCGAAGTGGCGTACACCACCGCCGACGGCAACGACTACGTTGCCCACGAGCAGACCTATGAGGGCTTCATCAAGCTGGTGAAGTACGGCACGGCCTCGGTCGCGCTCATCGTGATCCTGATGGCGATCTTCCTGACCTGACCTATCGGCAGCTGCACACGCCAGCAGCGGCTGCCGCCTACAAAATTTGCATCCAAGCCGGTCCCAAAACCGGTATCGAACGCTGCGGGAGTAACGCTTAAGTTTGCGCGCGCGCTGTCCCGCGTCGCCGGAGGGCCTATGAAGATCGCCGTTGCCAAGGAAATCGATCCGTCGGAGCCGCGTGTTGCCGCTTCGCCTGATACGGTGAAGAAGTTCAAGGCGTTGGGCGCCGAGATCGCCGTCGAGCCGGGTGCCGGCCTCAAATCGGGCCTGCCGGATTCCGAATTCACCGCCGTGGGCGCCACCGTCAGCGCCGATGCGCTGAAGGACGCCGACATCATCATCAAGGTGAAGCGTCCTGAGGCCTCCGAGCTCGCGCAGTACAAGCGCGGTGCGCTCGTCATCGCCATCATGGACCCCTACGGCAACGAGGCCGCGCTGAAGACGATCGCCGATTCCGGGGTCTCCGCCTTCGCGATGGAACTGATGCCGCGCATCACCCGTGCGCAGGTGATGGACGTGCTGTCGTCGCAGGCGAACCTTGCCGGCTACCGCGCCGTGATCGAGGGGGCCGAGGCCTTTGGCCGCGCCTTCCCGATGATGATGACCGCCGCCGGCACCGTGCCCGCCGCAAAGGTGTTCGTGATGGGCGTCGGCGTTGCCGGCCTCCAGGCGATCGCGACCGCGCGCCGCCTCGGCGCCATCGTCACCGCGACCGACGTGCGGCCCGCGACGAAAGAGCAGGTGGAATCGCTTGGTGCGAAGTTCCTCGCCGTCGAGGACGAGGAGTTCAAGAACGCGCAGACCGCCGGCGGCTACGCCAAGGAAATGTCCAAGGAGTACCAGGCCAAGCAGGCCGCGCTCACCGCCGAGCACATCAAGAAGCAGGATATCGTGATCACGACCGCGCTGATTCCGGGCCGGCCTGCGCCGAAGCTCGTCAGTGCTGAAGTGGTCAAGTCGATGAAGCCGGGCTCGGTGCTGGTCGATCTCGCGATCGAGCGTGGCGGCAATGTCGAGGGCGCCAGGCCCGGCGAGGTCGTCGACCTCGATGGCATCAAGATCGTCGGCTACACCAACGTCGCCGGCCGCGTCGCGGCCTCGGCCTCCAGCCTCTACGCACGCAATCTGTTCTCCTTCATCGAGACCATGGTCGACAAGAAAGAGAAGAAGCTCGCCGTGAACTGGGACGACGAGCTCGTCAAGGCCACCGCCCTGACCAAGGACGGCGCCGTGATCCACCCGAACTTCCAGCCGAAGGTTTAAGGAGAGCCGCCATGGAGCATGCAGCACAGGTCGTCGACCCCTTCATCTTCCGGCTGTCGATCTTCGTCCTCGCCGTCTTCGTCGGCTATTTCGTGGTGTGGTCGGTGACGCCGGCGCTGCACACGCCGCTGATGAGCGTGACCAACGCGATCTCGTCGGTGATCGTGGTCGGCGCGCTCCTCGCCGGCGGCGTCGCCAATGTCTCGAGCGGCTCGGGCTGGGCACGCGCCTTCGGCTTCGTCGCGCTGATCTTCGCCTGCATCAACATCTTCGGCGGCTTCCTTGTCACCCAGCGCATGCTGGCGATGTACAAGAAGAAGTCGAAGTAAGCGGCCACCTCGGGCTGATGGGATCAATGGGGACCTGAGATGAGCGCCAACCTCTCTGCATTTTTGTATCTCGTGGCGGGAGTGCTGTTCATCCTGTCGCTACGCGGGCTGTCGAGCCCGGCTTCGTCGCGCCAGGGCAATCTGTTCGGCATGATCGGCATGGCGATCGCGGTCGCCACCACGCTCGCCAACCATCCGCCGGCAGACGGCCTCGCCTGGGTGCTCGTCATCGTCGGCATCGCCATCGGTGCCGCGATCGGCGCGGTCATCGCCCGCCGCGTGCCGATGACCTCGATGCCGGAACTGGTCGCCGCCTTCCACTCGCTGGTCGGCATGGCCGCGGTGCTGGTCGCCGCGGGTGCGTTCTACGCACCCGAGGCTTTCGACATCGGCACCCCCGGCAACATCCATCCGCAGAGCCTGGTCGAGATGTCGCTCGGCGTCGCCATCGGCGCGCTGACCTTCACCGGCTCGGTGATCGCGTTCCTGAAGCTGTCCGCGCGGATGAGCGGCGCGCCGGTCATCCTGCCCGCCCGTCACATCATCAACATCGCGATTGCCGTGGCGCTGGTGTTCTTCATCGTCCGCCTGGTCCTCACCGGCGGCGCGCTCGACTTCTGGCTGATTGTCATCCTGGCGCTGGCGCTCGGCGTGCTCATGATCATCCCGATCGGCGGCGCCGACATGCCGGTCGTGATCTCGATGCTG
Protein-coding regions in this window:
- a CDS encoding sigma-54-dependent transcriptional regulator; translation: MAACILIADDDAVARRLVENMVQKCGYETVVVDSGDAAIAALTAPDAPAIDAVILDLVMPGLDGMGVLAKIREAGLGVPIIVQTAHGGIDNVISAMRAGAADFVVKPVGLERLQVSLRNALNASALKGELQRIRHSREGRLTFSDIITRAEGMAAVMRAAQKAAGSSIPVLIEGESGVGKEMFARAIHGSGERKAKPFVAVNCGAIPDNLVESILFGHEKGAFTGATERHTGKFVEAHGGTLFLDEVSELPLTAQVKLLRALQEGAVEAVGGRKPLKVDVRIISATNRRLLERVKQGHFREDLFYRLHVLPLTIPSLRARREDIPHLLRHFLARFAAEENRLITGISGEAVAHLAQLDWPGNIRQLENAVYRAVVMSEGDQLDLADFPLLTPQPHLATDIPTAPLMLEPIAAPSVVSGGEIPIAPLPLAGTLSMLTPTGDVRPLDDMENEIIRFAISHYRGQMSEVARRLKIGRSTLYRKLDEAGVPGHGGKSGEETR
- a CDS encoding M3 family oligoendopeptidase → MNSRPKSALKKTASSKPALRKPSTRKSAAKAKSSKSSPAKPASKTGRLPEWNLADLYSGIDAPEVARDLERMDADCVAFETDYKGKLATGTANEDGGKWLAEAVRRYEAIDDLAGRLGSYAGLVHAGDSVDPKISKFYGDVSERLTAASTHLLFFALELNRVDDDILNRAMQAAELAHYRPWIEDLRKEKPYQLDDKLEQLFLEKSQTGYSAFNRLFDQTISGLRFKVGAKELAIEPTLNFLQDRDGAKRKAAAEALAKTFKANERTFALITNTLAKDKDISDRWRGFQDVADSRHLNNRVEREVVDALVASVRAAYPKLSHRYYALKAKWFGKKRLAYWDRNAPLPFAATDVIGWPDARNMVLTAYRGFSPKMAEIAERFFTDRWIDAPVRPGKAPGAFSHPTTPSAHPYVLMNYQGKPRDVMTLAHELGHGVHQVLAAKNGALMAPTPLTLAETASVFGEMLTFRRLLAQTKSARQRQALLAGKVEDMINTVVRQIAFYSFERAVHTERKNGELTATRLGEIWLSVQGESLGPAIEIKAGYENYWMYIPHFIHSPFYVYAYAYGDCLVNSLYAVYENAAEGFAERYLDMLAAGGTKHYSELLRPFGLDAKDPRFWDGGLSVIAGMIDELEAMG
- a CDS encoding cell division protein, with translation MLHQGPATPAPMARNAAVVDQETPWCEKHHQIVCDEIEAINTRREPERRLDADGLQPCQLLDVVGLALSGGGIRSSAVCLGVLQALNHHNLIGRIDYLSTVSGGGYIGTSLSATMTTARRFVFGERPVGGTVTSAEISDTPSVGHLRNYSNYLIPAGARDLLTGVAIVVRGLVANIGLTLPIVLLLAAVTIWSTPLRSCLTDANIFGISLNNRSLCELHDFSDLDRYGFSIFGLVVALVMFACSGLAYFASRSVRGSGPSVVFAYIGGIALLLGVACDFARFLKVQHFALSLSIAIIGGVLFFGWALKQSLASPGKRQEFRSHWPSMGATFLVLLAVIAFFEFQPFMLEQMFDVAESSAIGGPAAAVAITWIKSLAAVAAPIGVFVTAFRQQFVELLKGNSASSQWGSLVLAVVAKVALWIAGLALPLVIWVAYLYLSYWGIANDLYERCPSVMGATSQRECLVNAKSNALSGSLAGRIQFDASKGTLSAEITPKAAPQVVADAEQLTPTWHTPAWLLFLAQKAGQVVQVRFPSLFQGNASELAYSYSLHMVILYTFAGVLLFAISFCLTPNANSLHRLYRDRLSKAFLFDPTRSADGRVAPAEASLDQGRDFKALDRMKLTDLYAAPAATARIPGQQAAPKLHAPYQLINTALNIQGSDFANRRGRNADFFVFSALNVGSEATGYAPTALVQDDEQSLDLATAMAISGAAASSNMGSSSIKALTPTLALLNVRLGYWLKNPRYVDERVRPQRRSTPIYFWSEISGRLYENSDSVYLTDGGHIENLGVYELLRRRCKVIIAVDAEADAPMNFGSLMTLQRYARIDLGVRIDLPWTPIRERTRALMARNADKAGDPGAADERDDIARDHVHVAIGTIDYGGDEQGYLVYVKSSLNGDENDYIRDYARRNDRFPHETTGDQFFSEEQFEVYRALGFHMAHGFLSGDNPVAVGSGVDPHMALFTEAGEPAIDAVREALGLPVPRRQTASVTATMIDQG
- a CDS encoding aa3-type cytochrome c oxidase subunit IV is translated as MADHSEVAYTTADGNDYVAHEQTYEGFIKLVKYGTASVALIVILMAIFLT
- a CDS encoding Re/Si-specific NAD(P)(+) transhydrogenase subunit alpha, which encodes MKIAVAKEIDPSEPRVAASPDTVKKFKALGAEIAVEPGAGLKSGLPDSEFTAVGATVSADALKDADIIIKVKRPEASELAQYKRGALVIAIMDPYGNEAALKTIADSGVSAFAMELMPRITRAQVMDVLSSQANLAGYRAVIEGAEAFGRAFPMMMTAAGTVPAAKVFVMGVGVAGLQAIATARRLGAIVTATDVRPATKEQVESLGAKFLAVEDEEFKNAQTAGGYAKEMSKEYQAKQAALTAEHIKKQDIVITTALIPGRPAPKLVSAEVVKSMKPGSVLVDLAIERGGNVEGARPGEVVDLDGIKIVGYTNVAGRVAASASSLYARNLFSFIETMVDKKEKKLAVNWDDELVKATALTKDGAVIHPNFQPKV
- a CDS encoding proton-translocating transhydrogenase family protein — its product is MEHAAQVVDPFIFRLSIFVLAVFVGYFVVWSVTPALHTPLMSVTNAISSVIVVGALLAGGVANVSSGSGWARAFGFVALIFACINIFGGFLVTQRMLAMYKKKSK